From the Clostridium sp. Marseille-P299 genome, one window contains:
- a CDS encoding DUF2087 domain-containing protein → MTEIESIKLFKCLADKSRLQILKSLVIEPMYVERLAERLKLTPSTISFHLKKLEDANIVQSKKEQYYTIYSINKEILQAKIIDIISETSSEEVLQREREEKYRQKVIESFFEYGKLKAIPVQRKKERIVLEEISKVFEYGKEYTEREVNILIADYFDDFCTIRRDMIGEGILKRENSMYQLNMKMES, encoded by the coding sequence ATGACAGAAATTGAATCAATTAAATTATTTAAATGTTTGGCGGATAAATCAAGGCTTCAAATTTTAAAATCACTTGTAATCGAACCAATGTATGTGGAAAGGCTTGCTGAGCGCCTTAAATTAACACCATCTACAATATCATTTCACTTGAAAAAATTAGAAGATGCAAACATAGTTCAATCAAAAAAAGAACAATACTATACAATTTACTCCATAAACAAAGAGATATTGCAAGCTAAAATTATTGATATTATAAGTGAAACTTCCTCAGAAGAAGTGTTACAAAGAGAGAGAGAGGAAAAGTACCGTCAAAAAGTAATTGAGAGTTTCTTCGAATATGGTAAATTAAAAGCAATACCTGTACAACGAAAAAAAGAAAGAATTGTATTAGAAGAAATATCCAAGGTTTTTGAATATGGAAAAGAGTACACAGAACGAGAAGTGAATATTTTGATTGCTGATTATTTTGATGATTTTTGCACGATTCGACGTGATATGATTGGTGAAGGAATATTAAAGAGGGAAAACTCCATGTACCAATTGAATATGAAAATGGAAAGCTGA
- a CDS encoding aminopeptidase — protein sequence MLERKLIEKLVEAMELKQGELVLLHFWGEDKDREVLHNFSYEVARNGATPLELQNARTQNLNLFEMATETCFPESYYKIFEPIDIVIDICMYQPVLIDRDRLKEKMEIYKRHMWNLFEAFKNKKKLIQIRIPSSENALEAGMEEEIFIDKMIRAYDIDYVSLKKECNKKVEELKQYTRVELKTGVDCKLHLNFEKRNWMIDAVDGDLPCGEVYIAPVENMTNGTVFFEKLFIDVNESIDNVTLTIDQGKIIGSDSKVFQEFLSQLPTNGDIVCELGFGMNSHVDELTGYTVLDEKKAGTFHIGIGNNTMFGGNNESFMHMDFVGEGEFIFS from the coding sequence ATGTTAGAACGTAAATTAATTGAGAAATTAGTTGAAGCAATGGAGTTAAAACAAGGAGAATTAGTATTGCTACACTTCTGGGGAGAGGATAAAGACAGAGAGGTTTTACATAATTTTAGCTATGAAGTGGCAAGGAATGGAGCTACACCGCTAGAATTACAAAATGCAAGAACACAAAATTTAAATTTATTTGAAATGGCAACTGAGACTTGTTTTCCAGAAAGCTATTATAAAATATTTGAGCCAATCGATATTGTAATCGATATCTGCATGTATCAGCCTGTTCTTATCGATAGGGATCGTCTAAAGGAAAAAATGGAGATATACAAAAGACATATGTGGAATTTATTTGAAGCATTTAAAAATAAGAAAAAGTTGATTCAAATTAGAATTCCCTCCTCTGAAAATGCTCTTGAAGCAGGAATGGAAGAAGAAATATTTATAGATAAAATGATACGCGCATACGACATTGACTATGTTTCTTTAAAAAAAGAGTGCAACAAAAAAGTTGAGGAATTGAAACAATATACGAGAGTAGAACTTAAAACAGGTGTAGATTGCAAACTCCATCTAAATTTTGAAAAGAGAAACTGGATGATAGATGCAGTTGATGGTGATTTACCATGTGGAGAGGTTTATATTGCGCCAGTAGAAAATATGACAAATGGAACAGTGTTTTTTGAAAAGTTATTTATTGATGTTAATGAATCTATAGATAATGTAACATTGACAATTGACCAAGGAAAAATAATTGGATCAGATTCAAAGGTATTTCAAGAATTTTTAAGTCAACTTCCTACCAATGGAGATATCGTTTGTGAACTTGGTTTTGGAATGAATTCTCATGTGGATGAGTTGACAGGGTATACTGTTTTAGATGAGAAAAAGGCAGGTACTTTCCATATTGGAATTGGAAATAATACAATGTTTGGTGGAAACAATGAAAGTTTCATGCATATGGATTTTGTAGGAGAAGGAGAATTTATATTTTCATAG
- a CDS encoding pectinesterase family protein yields the protein MFHLHKDMKMRILSYLLVFSMILTAISPGIVAHADETTVSSNETTTWNFRGGQEGAFDDTIEDKMGEFNGILIDASQGKLASRSSGDTQMNAGTKLAVPVSGSAIVAVKNYEGYHDYTINGVPATTDNFEYPYTGEAGYVIIEAQKQTYLYEVSCTPIENEDPVVPELPADTSKIDVWDFGAESLDESKYNNKLTADIINNEIFSGTTPGSTGVNLASFSLNNNEFLFNDGGFPKTHRLRTKNTELTRYDEKALTGEEGATYSGYIYSNKGSSKDVYLGVYLYEHDILTLVVASNGNNSTINVESPSGNVAQDVHKNGGSTVTEMTFYAAEEGLYKIYSSDEKLVVARVYREHTNSVEVTGTVTAPEVLNNYAITFKNKQTGEVISADVVNGSYSVTLNEKYDYEIALENANGYVISSANFLSIALGDGDIVFDVDVEAVELVTLAGNITGLSDEALSNLKLSFTSDNIYIPELTILDKGAYTLQLEKGVEYSISVDGVNDYNLAGNGKISATESKDYNFEFIEKDKYSVNVKLVGIDENAKNSGKITFTNINEEGYSYTFNLSDENIKLRDGQYSIDVTGIGAYPVAMTLSPDVKVNKASANATVNFSNLTSWDFGALNKAYGGQGIESIDGKNYYYGLKISDTGVAENKNYLLMKAGGDVVVPVKANDVVTINYCYSAAFKINDGSIVTVDEKSGSTGQIDSISYTVKEGEDTITISCFTGTNASETYLAGITVTTPVEHKDVLTVGATGCDYETINEALDAVKEMNRPNNERVTIEIQPGNYEEMLVVDVPNVTLKNASSNPSIKLINKGVDIEPEAVRITSYYGHGYSYYSMGTDGKYDETALEVNKANGYLSYHNPGSGTTNGSYWNATVVVMADGFNAEGIIFENSFNQYISEKEANDVVVLETGNKGERSKVVGDTAVQDKSFVERAAALAIANDVQKASFDNCRFVGRQDTLYGGENVTASFYKSAIMGGTDYIFGGMTAVFYKCDLVLNTSENSNDVAYITAAQQKSGRGYLMYNCTVTSTTPGVDTASANTSKPGYFGRPWQANTSEVVFYKTIIETTKFSGSLQSIVVPEGWNATLGGQSSFMYEYGTMESLKGEDNSANRASWSTVLKEAKLSDGTDISTAEKAVSAFLKDWKPFELDATDDVAEIVTPDEPVVEPVIHTWDVTTLDSTGVTDKTQLPEGLYANFFKVVGKVTQRTNSSGNISSIEVDKASTGAIQFTVTGTADVVVEMSSTGGSNTSAVGITDQNGNLVTEKNNITTVSGTSKTTLTYTGLTAGTYSIVSPENKDYNRGARFYSVTVTELAGERPERKDWASVAAPVITGAEVKDGDVVVSFNMEIGYDGADSVTVTMKKGNETITSVNYAKDGSTGFVTFTPSASGDYTFSISAAREENVKTGADYTLADFVLPLTVPYIENATNIGGGSVKVSWKAVKEADSYIVAYKEKGAASYGNEIVVKTNQTVLEGLAIGTTYVISVKAVRGAEQTKAAEMEVLATEEAQREWFFSAFGSGVNTKDNYYTGNANLGSVTVASVNGKGKLVPASTDGVAFYYTKIDPAKENFILKAKVTVDNWTLSNGQEGFGLMAADAVGEHGDASTFWNNSYMTSVTKVEYLWDSENNKVSDAGDKISMKLGVGAQEKIGATAENIANETTVQNFKSSMYTLDTSCAKLGAGTYNIIGNYTNSDAPTGTVDNLVTTLELTIQRDNTGYRLSYTDADGNTTTKLFYDIERTALTQIDKDNIYVGFFASRNAKITVTDIQLTTSNPETDPPAEEIETTYVTPSYKVISTTATGNADYELVYLGNADGTLTIKDSKGNVIANNEVVTANTLVKKNVVLTKGNNTYTITFTPDKDYKPGEHQKLSNYDPVTFTHTVTYKNYDRKSIYVSPSGKASGDGSKSNPLDIYTAVKYVTPGQKIVLAGGTYSMETPLTVARGVDGTKDAMIYMIADPDATTRPVFNFNKKVTGIVFAGDYWYIQGIDVTNSADGQKGLQLSGSNCVLDDVHAYRNGNTGIQLSRYLTTDTYEDWPANNLILNCTSYANADKGYEDADGFAAKLTIGDGNVFDGCIAYNNADDGWDLFAKVETGPIGKVTIKNSVAYGNGYLPDGTNAGNGNGFKMGGSSITGYHTLINSIAFDNKAKGIDSNSCPDIQVYNSTSFNNESYNVAFYTNDAKNTDFFADGVISFKTKHTDANDNFKLLGSQDLTKVNGTTNYYWNSGKSTNTENVAVSEDWFVSLDTTTKVTRNADGTINMNGLLELTDKAPANAGARMTGTPSKVIEIEEETVRPTSTPSRPTSTPSPTETPFNPEVPVDVTVYVDASGNVNWNDVNKVINEKLDAFNKTGNAENAKPLSIEIDMRSATVLGKELLETIKGQNVQVSLELENGITWTINGKELSEDAYKNVDLAVDLNTTIVPNKVISQLVNMNDVKTNQISLAHDGEFGFKAALSLDLTKFNNQLVTKDIEKLIAGIYHYDEKTGKLVLQSASKIDKNGRVEFNFTHASEYVVAVSDKLVVDDATLNAVTVNGVGTNKLATRWKYVGGTTGNMEKLEIVLPTGLQDAVDKGVIDFKATYTTSNSKVATVSKDGIVTAKTPGVVIIKTTLKIDDKTMVYSTKITVKNAFIKFIKSPKTIKVGEKATYQVALYGFKAKDITWLTSKRNIAIVYKNQGKLTAVVSGKTAGKENVLVRVLDKNGKYVYGSAPITVKAK from the coding sequence ATGTTTCATTTACACAAGGACATGAAAATGAGAATCTTATCTTACTTATTAGTATTTTCAATGATTCTCACAGCGATCTCACCAGGAATTGTTGCACATGCAGATGAAACAACTGTAAGTAGCAACGAAACTACCACTTGGAATTTCCGTGGTGGCCAAGAAGGCGCTTTTGATGATACTATCGAAGATAAGATGGGTGAGTTTAATGGCATTCTAATTGATGCTAGTCAAGGGAAATTGGCATCAAGAAGCAGCGGCGATACTCAGATGAACGCTGGTACAAAATTAGCAGTGCCGGTAAGTGGAAGTGCAATTGTTGCAGTAAAAAATTATGAAGGGTATCATGATTATACTATCAATGGTGTACCTGCAACGACTGATAACTTTGAGTATCCATATACTGGAGAAGCAGGCTACGTTATTATTGAGGCACAAAAACAAACATATCTTTATGAAGTTAGTTGTACTCCAATAGAAAACGAGGATCCTGTAGTACCTGAATTACCAGCAGACACAAGTAAGATTGATGTCTGGGATTTTGGTGCAGAAAGCTTAGATGAAAGTAAGTACAATAATAAACTTACTGCGGATATTATTAATAATGAGATATTCTCTGGAACTACGCCTGGTTCAACAGGTGTAAACTTAGCAAGTTTTTCATTAAATAATAACGAATTTTTATTTAATGATGGTGGTTTTCCAAAAACACATAGACTTCGTACAAAAAATACAGAATTAACTCGTTATGATGAAAAAGCACTAACAGGGGAAGAGGGTGCAACTTATAGCGGTTATATTTACTCAAATAAAGGAAGCAGTAAAGACGTTTATTTAGGTGTTTACTTATATGAACATGATATTCTTACATTAGTAGTTGCTTCTAATGGAAACAATTCTACAATTAATGTGGAATCTCCATCTGGAAATGTAGCACAAGATGTACATAAAAATGGTGGAAGTACTGTAACTGAAATGACATTTTATGCTGCAGAAGAAGGTCTATATAAAATTTATTCTTCTGATGAAAAGCTTGTAGTTGCAAGAGTATATCGTGAACATACAAACTCTGTTGAAGTTACTGGTACTGTAACTGCTCCAGAAGTACTTAACAACTATGCGATTACTTTTAAAAACAAACAAACTGGAGAAGTAATTTCAGCGGATGTTGTAAATGGAAGTTATAGCGTTACTTTAAATGAAAAGTATGATTATGAAATAGCATTAGAAAATGCAAATGGATATGTTATTTCCAGTGCTAATTTCCTTTCTATTGCATTAGGTGATGGAGACATAGTATTTGATGTAGATGTAGAAGCGGTAGAACTTGTTACATTGGCTGGTAATATTACAGGACTATCCGATGAAGCATTGTCTAATTTAAAGCTTAGCTTTACTTCTGATAATATTTATATTCCAGAACTTACAATCTTAGACAAAGGGGCATATACACTTCAATTAGAAAAAGGTGTTGAATACTCAATTTCAGTTGACGGCGTAAATGATTACAATTTAGCTGGAAATGGAAAAATTAGTGCTACAGAAAGCAAAGATTATAACTTTGAATTCATAGAAAAAGATAAATATTCAGTAAATGTTAAACTGGTTGGTATTGATGAGAATGCTAAAAACAGCGGTAAGATCACATTTACCAATATTAATGAAGAAGGTTATAGTTATACATTTAATTTATCGGATGAAAATATCAAGCTTCGTGATGGACAGTACAGCATTGATGTAACTGGTATTGGAGCATATCCAGTGGCTATGACACTTTCTCCAGATGTTAAAGTTAATAAAGCAAGTGCAAACGCAACAGTTAACTTTAGTAATCTTACAAGTTGGGATTTTGGTGCTCTTAATAAAGCATATGGTGGACAAGGAATTGAGTCTATCGATGGCAAAAATTATTATTATGGACTTAAAATTTCTGACACTGGTGTTGCAGAAAATAAAAATTATTTGCTTATGAAAGCAGGTGGGGATGTTGTAGTACCTGTTAAGGCAAATGATGTTGTTACTATCAATTATTGTTATTCTGCAGCATTTAAGATTAATGATGGCTCAATTGTAACTGTAGATGAAAAATCTGGAAGTACTGGACAAATTGATTCCATTTCTTACACAGTTAAAGAAGGAGAAGACACTATTACAATCTCATGCTTTACTGGTACAAACGCAAGTGAGACTTATCTAGCAGGTATTACAGTTACAACACCTGTAGAGCATAAGGATGTTTTAACTGTTGGTGCAACTGGATGCGATTATGAAACTATAAATGAAGCACTAGATGCAGTCAAAGAAATGAATCGTCCAAACAATGAACGTGTTACAATTGAAATTCAACCTGGTAACTACGAAGAAATGTTAGTAGTTGATGTACCAAATGTAACATTAAAAAATGCAAGTAGTAACCCAAGTATCAAATTAATAAATAAGGGTGTTGATATTGAACCAGAAGCTGTAAGAATTACATCTTATTATGGTCATGGATATAGTTACTACAGTATGGGTACTGATGGTAAATATGATGAAACTGCATTAGAAGTAAATAAGGCGAATGGATATTTATCTTACCATAACCCAGGTTCAGGAACAACAAACGGAAGTTATTGGAATGCAACTGTAGTTGTTATGGCGGATGGATTTAATGCAGAAGGTATTATCTTTGAGAATTCTTTCAACCAATATATTTCAGAAAAAGAAGCAAATGATGTTGTAGTGCTTGAAACAGGTAATAAGGGAGAAAGATCAAAGGTAGTTGGAGATACAGCTGTTCAAGATAAATCTTTTGTTGAAAGAGCAGCAGCTTTAGCAATTGCTAATGATGTTCAAAAAGCATCCTTTGATAATTGTAGATTTGTGGGAAGACAAGATACATTATATGGTGGTGAAAATGTAACTGCATCTTTCTATAAGAGTGCAATTATGGGTGGAACCGATTATATTTTTGGTGGAATGACAGCAGTATTTTATAAGTGTGATCTTGTTCTTAATACAAGTGAGAACAGTAATGATGTAGCTTATATCACAGCAGCGCAACAAAAGTCTGGAAGAGGATATTTAATGTACAACTGTACAGTGACCTCTACTACACCGGGTGTTGATACTGCATCTGCTAACACTTCGAAACCAGGATATTTCGGAAGACCATGGCAGGCAAATACAAGTGAAGTAGTATTCTATAAGACAATTATTGAAACTACAAAATTCTCTGGTAGTCTACAATCTATCGTTGTACCAGAAGGTTGGAATGCAACTCTTGGTGGCCAATCTAGCTTTATGTATGAATATGGTACAATGGAGAGTTTAAAGGGAGAAGATAATTCAGCAAATAGAGCTTCTTGGTCTACAGTTTTAAAAGAAGCAAAATTAAGCGATGGAACAGATATTTCAACTGCAGAAAAAGCGGTTAGTGCTTTCCTTAAAGATTGGAAACCATTTGAACTTGATGCAACTGATGATGTGGCAGAAATCGTTACTCCAGATGAGCCAGTAGTAGAACCAGTAATTCATACTTGGGATGTTACTACTCTAGATTCAACAGGTGTTACTGATAAAACGCAATTACCAGAAGGACTTTATGCAAATTTCTTCAAAGTAGTTGGAAAAGTAACTCAAAGAACGAACTCTTCAGGAAATATTAGTTCTATTGAAGTTGATAAAGCTTCAACTGGAGCAATTCAGTTTACTGTTACTGGAACTGCAGATGTCGTAGTTGAGATGAGTAGTACTGGTGGTTCTAATACTTCAGCAGTAGGTATTACGGATCAAAATGGTAATCTAGTAACAGAGAAAAACAATATTACTACAGTTTCTGGAACTTCAAAAACAACATTAACTTACACAGGTTTAACAGCTGGTACTTATAGTATTGTATCACCAGAGAATAAAGATTATAACCGTGGTGCGAGATTTTATTCTGTAACTGTAACAGAACTTGCAGGTGAGAGACCTGAGCGTAAAGATTGGGCTAGCGTTGCTGCACCAGTTATTACAGGAGCAGAGGTTAAAGATGGTGATGTAGTAGTTTCCTTTAACATGGAAATTGGTTATGATGGCGCAGATAGCGTTACTGTAACAATGAAAAAAGGTAATGAAACAATCACATCTGTTAATTATGCGAAAGATGGTTCCACAGGATTTGTTACATTCACACCTTCAGCGAGTGGAGATTATACATTCTCAATTAGTGCAGCTCGTGAGGAAAATGTAAAAACAGGAGCTGATTATACGTTAGCGGACTTCGTATTACCATTAACTGTTCCTTACATTGAAAATGCAACAAATATCGGTGGTGGATCTGTTAAGGTTTCATGGAAGGCTGTAAAAGAAGCAGATAGCTATATCGTAGCTTACAAAGAAAAAGGTGCTGCAAGCTATGGCAATGAAATCGTTGTTAAAACGAATCAAACAGTTCTTGAAGGCTTAGCGATTGGAACAACTTATGTTATTTCAGTAAAAGCAGTAAGAGGAGCTGAACAAACAAAAGCAGCTGAAATGGAAGTATTAGCAACAGAAGAAGCACAAAGAGAATGGTTCTTCTCTGCATTCGGATCTGGTGTTAATACAAAAGATAACTATTACACAGGAAATGCTAATTTAGGTTCTGTAACTGTTGCAAGTGTTAATGGTAAAGGAAAATTAGTACCAGCTTCAACTGATGGTGTAGCATTCTATTACACTAAGATTGATCCTGCAAAAGAAAACTTTATTCTTAAAGCTAAGGTAACAGTAGATAATTGGACATTATCCAATGGACAAGAAGGATTTGGTTTAATGGCTGCGGATGCAGTTGGCGAACATGGCGATGCTTCTACTTTCTGGAACAACTCCTATATGACATCTGTTACTAAGGTTGAATATTTATGGGATAGTGAAAATAATAAAGTTTCCGACGCTGGTGATAAGATTAGCATGAAACTTGGTGTTGGTGCTCAAGAAAAAATCGGTGCAACAGCAGAAAATATTGCAAATGAAACAACGGTACAAAACTTTAAATCATCTATGTACACATTAGATACCTCCTGTGCAAAATTAGGAGCTGGTACATATAATATTATCGGCAACTATACAAATAGCGATGCACCTACAGGTACTGTAGATAATTTAGTAACAACTTTAGAATTAACAATCCAAAGAGATAATACTGGTTATAGATTAAGCTATACTGATGCAGATGGAAATACAACTACAAAGCTATTCTATGACATTGAAAGAACTGCATTGACACAAATTGATAAAGATAATATCTATGTTGGATTCTTTGCTTCTAGAAATGCAAAAATCACAGTTACAGATATTCAATTAACAACTTCTAATCCAGAAACAGACCCACCAGCAGAAGAAATAGAAACAACTTATGTAACACCATCTTATAAGGTTATTTCTACTACTGCTACTGGTAATGCTGATTATGAATTAGTATATTTAGGAAATGCAGATGGAACATTAACAATTAAAGATTCTAAGGGTAATGTAATTGCTAATAATGAAGTTGTAACAGCAAATACATTAGTTAAGAAAAACGTAGTTTTAACAAAAGGTAATAATACTTATACAATTACATTTACACCAGATAAAGATTATAAACCAGGTGAACATCAAAAACTTTCTAATTATGATCCAGTTACATTTACTCATACTGTAACTTATAAAAATTATGATAGAAAATCAATTTATGTATCACCAAGTGGAAAAGCAAGTGGAGATGGAAGTAAGAGTAATCCACTGGATATCTACACTGCAGTTAAATATGTTACTCCAGGACAAAAAATCGTATTAGCAGGCGGAACTTACAGCATGGAAACTCCACTTACTGTTGCAAGAGGAGTTGATGGAACGAAGGATGCAATGATTTATATGATTGCAGATCCAGATGCTACAACACGTCCAGTATTTAATTTTAATAAGAAAGTAACAGGTATTGTTTTTGCTGGAGATTATTGGTACATCCAAGGAATTGATGTAACAAATTCAGCAGACGGACAAAAGGGATTACAGTTATCCGGAAGTAATTGTGTTCTAGATGATGTTCATGCTTACCGTAACGGTAACACTGGTATCCAATTAAGCAGATACTTAACTACAGATACTTATGAAGATTGGCCAGCAAACAATTTAATTTTAAATTGTACTTCCTATGCAAATGCTGATAAGGGTTATGAAGATGCAGATGGATTTGCAGCGAAGTTAACAATTGGCGATGGTAACGTATTTGACGGATGTATTGCTTATAACAATGCCGATGATGGTTGGGATTTATTTGCTAAGGTTGAAACTGGTCCAATTGGTAAAGTTACAATTAAAAACAGTGTAGCTTATGGCAATGGATATTTACCAGATGGAACAAATGCAGGTAATGGTAATGGATTTAAGATGGGTGGTAGCAGTATCACTGGATACCATACATTAATCAATAGTATTGCATTTGATAACAAGGCAAAAGGTATTGATTCCAACAGTTGTCCAGACATTCAAGTATACAATTCTACATCATTTAATAACGAATCCTACAATGTAGCATTCTATACGAATGATGCTAAAAACACAGATTTCTTTGCAGATGGTGTTATTTCTTTCAAAACAAAACATACTGACGCAAATGATAATTTCAAACTTTTAGGAAGCCAAGATTTAACGAAAGTAAATGGAACAACAAACTATTACTGGAATAGTGGTAAATCAACAAATACAGAGAATGTAGCTGTTTCAGAGGATTGGTTTGTAAGCTTAGATACAACAACAAAAGTAACAAGAAATGCAGATGGTACTATTAATATGAACGGTTTATTAGAATTAACCGATAAAGCTCCAGCAAATGCAGGTGCTAGAATGACTGGTACACCATCTAAGGTTATTGAAATTGAGGAGGAAACAGTAAGACCAACGTCTACTCCATCAAGACCTACATCAACACCTAGTCCAACAGAAACACCATTTAATCCAGAAGTACCTGTAGATGTTACCGTATACGTAGATGCAAGTGGTAATGTTAACTGGAATGATGTAAACAAAGTAATCAATGAGAAATTAGATGCATTTAATAAGACTGGTAATGCAGAAAATGCGAAGCCACTTTCCATTGAAATTGATATGAGATCCGCTACTGTTCTTGGTAAAGAACTCCTTGAAACAATAAAAGGACAAAATGTTCAGGTAAGTTTAGAATTAGAGAATGGTATCACATGGACAATCAATGGTAAGGAATTGAGTGAAGATGCATATAAAAATGTTGATCTTGCAGTAGATTTAAATACTACAATTGTTCCTAACAAAGTGATTAGCCAATTAGTAAATATGAATGATGTTAAAACAAATCAAATTTCACTTGCACATGATGGTGAATTTGGTTTCAAGGCAGCACTTTCTCTTGATTTAACAAAATTCAATAATCAATTAGTTACAAAAGACATTGAAAAGCTTATTGCAGGTATTTATCACTATGATGAAAAAACAGGAAAACTTGTATTACAGTCAGCAAGTAAAATCGATAAGAATGGTAGAGTAGAATTTAACTTTACACATGCTTCTGAATATGTAGTTGCAGTTAGTGATAAACTTGTTGTAGATGACGCAACATTAAATGCAGTGACTGTAAATGGAGTAGGAACGAACAAACTTGCTACGAGATGGAAGTATGTTGGTGGAACTACTGGCAATATGGAAAAACTTGAAATCGTACTTCCAACAGGATTACAAGATGCTGTTGATAAAGGAGTAATAGACTTTAAGGCAACCTATACAACAAGTAATAGCAAGGTAGCAACTGTATCTAAAGATGGTATTGTAACAGCAAAAACACCAGGTGTTGTTATTATTAAGACAACTTTAAAAATTGATGATAAGACAATGGTATACAGTACTAAGATTACAGTTAAAAATGCATTTATTAAATTTATAAAGAGTCCTAAAACAATTAAAGTTGGAGAAAAAGCAACTTACCAAGTAGCTCTTTATGGATTTAAGGCAAAAGATATTACATGGTTAACAAGTAAGAGAAACATTGCTATTGTTTACAAAAATCAAGGAAAATTAACTGCAGTTGTAAGCGGTAAAACAGCTGGAAAAGAGAATGTTTTAGTTAGAGTTCTTGATAAAAATGGTAAATATGTATATGGTAGTGCACCAATTACCGTAAAAGCAAAATAA
- a CDS encoding glycosyl hydrolase family 8, whose amino-acid sequence MMDGAFYTGKYPNLLAELGISEHEIDKRIQEVFETIFIAEDDKFYFELGEDMGYLLDTGNLDVRSEGMSYGMMMAVQMNRKDIFDRLWLFSKTYMYQSAGKYEGYFAWSVSPEGEKNSEGPAPDGEEYFAMALMFASHRWGDGVAPFNYSEQAKDILWHCIHQEEIVEDGCSMWDLENFYIKFVPEANFTDPSYHLPHFYELFSLWAKEEDRSFFKTAAEKSREFLHITCHDITGMAPEYAEYSGIPKRLFHDGQFYSDSYRVAMNIGLDAAWFHKDESLGNIVNKLQAFFSEKTSLHEYRNYLIDGTTLEQPALHPVAIIATNAAGSLAASGKYHMEWVEQFFQTSLRKGERRYYDNCLYFFSLLMLSGRYRIY is encoded by the coding sequence ATGATGGATGGTGCATTTTATACTGGTAAATACCCTAATTTGTTAGCTGAGTTGGGGATATCTGAACATGAAATTGATAAAAGAATTCAAGAAGTTTTTGAAACAATATTTATTGCTGAAGATGATAAGTTTTACTTTGAGTTAGGAGAGGACATGGGATACCTGCTTGATACTGGTAATCTGGATGTAAGGTCGGAAGGTATGAGCTATGGTATGATGATGGCGGTTCAAATGAATCGAAAGGACATTTTCGATCGTTTATGGCTTTTTTCAAAGACGTATATGTATCAATCAGCAGGGAAATATGAAGGATATTTTGCTTGGTCAGTATCTCCAGAGGGAGAAAAGAATTCGGAAGGTCCGGCACCAGATGGAGAGGAATATTTTGCAATGGCGCTTATGTTTGCAAGTCATCGCTGGGGGGATGGTGTAGCACCATTTAACTATAGTGAGCAAGCAAAGGATATTTTATGGCATTGTATACATCAAGAGGAGATCGTGGAGGATGGATGCTCCATGTGGGACTTAGAGAACTTTTATATTAAGTTTGTTCCAGAAGCAAATTTTACAGATCCATCTTATCATTTACCTCATTTTTATGAGTTATTTTCTTTATGGGCAAAAGAAGAGGATCGTAGTTTTTTTAAAACAGCTGCAGAAAAGAGTAGAGAATTTTTACATATCACCTGTCATGACATTACTGGAATGGCTCCAGAATATGCTGAATATAGTGGAATTCCAAAACGTCTATTTCATGACGGGCAATTTTATTCCGATTCATATCGCGTTGCAATGAATATTGGATTAGATGCAGCCTGGTTTCATAAAGATGAATCACTTGGTAATATAGTTAATAAGTTGCAAGCATTTTTTTCTGAGAAAACAAGCTTACATGAATATCGTAATTATTTAATTGATGGAACAACACTGGAACAACCAGCATTGCATCCTGTTGCAATTATTGCAACAAATGCGGCTGGATCATTAGCGGCTAGTGGAAAATATCATATGGAATGGGTAGAACAATTTTTTCAAACGTCTCTAAGAAAAGGAGAACGAAGATATTATGATAACTGCTTATATTTCTTTTCCCTTTTAATGTTATCAGGAAGATATCGAATTTATTAA